One genomic region from Anopheles bellator chromosome 2, idAnoBellAS_SP24_06.2, whole genome shotgun sequence encodes:
- the LOC131211888 gene encoding ubiquitin-conjugating enzyme E2 R2, translated as MTATPSSSAVRALSLEYKSLQEEPVEGFRVKLLNEDNLFEWEVAIFGPPDTLYQGGYFKAHMKFPPDYPYSPPSIRFLTKVWHPNVYENGDLCISILHPPVDDPQSGELPCERWNPTQNVRTILLSVISLLNEPNTYSPANVDASVMYRRWRDSHGKDNEYPNIIRRQAQAAKAEAEKEGIIVPLTLEEYCIKSKTKPSGQEPQLDMTDFYDDDYDLDTEDDDNASVESYADGDDSGNGES; from the exons ATGACTGCCACACCGTCGAGTTCCGCCGTTCGGGCACTATCCTTGGAGTACAAAAGCCTCCAGGAGGAGCCAGTCGAGGGTTTCCGCGTGAAGCTGCTCAACGAGGACAATCTGTTCGAGTGGGAAGTGGCAATTTTTGGGCCCCCCGACACCCTTTACCAAGGCGGCTACTTCAAG gCTCATATGAAATTTCCTCCAGACTATCCATATTCTCCTCCTTCGATACGATTTTTGACAAAAGTTTGGCACCCAAATGTGTACGAG AACGGCGATCTCTGTATATCGATCTTACATCCCCCGGTCGATGATCCGCAGAGCGGCGAGCTTCCCTGCGAACGATGGAATCCAACACAAAACGTTCGCACAATCCTACTGTCCGTGATCTCATTGCTTAACGAACCGAACACATACTCTCCAGCCAACGTTGACGCATCCGTGATGTACCGGAGATGGCGAGATTCGCACGGCAAAGACAACGAATATCCAAACATAATCAG GCGACAAGCACAGGCTGCTAAAGCTGAAGCCGAAAAGGAAGGAATCATTGTGCCGCTCACCTTAGAAGAATATTGCATCAAgtcgaaaacgaaacctaGTGGCCAGGAACCTCAG CTCGATATGACCGATTTCTACGATGATGATTACGATCTGGACACGGAAGACGATGACAACGCGTCGGTTGAATCTTACGCCGACGGAGACGACAGTGGCAACGGTGAATCCTAA